A region of the Numenius arquata chromosome 2, bNumArq3.hap1.1, whole genome shotgun sequence genome:
gcagcggcagcagcggcagcggcgtaCCCTGAGGCCTCGCCGGCCTCTGAGGCCTGGCCAGCCCCCTCGCCGCTCCGCCCGCTGTCGGTGGTGGACGaggcctgggagctgctggacccCAGCCCCGACGTACACGGCCTCTTCGTGCAGTTCAACGAGACGCTCTTCTGGGGCCGGCTGGCTGCTGTGGAGGTGTCGTGGAGCCCACGCATGACCCTGTACGCTGCCGTAGCGGGGGGTTGCTCTGGGTCGGGCCGGAGGGCAGCCCTGCATGGGGAGGGGGCCGGCGCTCCGGGGCCGGGCCTCCTGCCAGGcatcgcccggccccggcggggagccGAGGTGCGAGGGGGGCTCTCCAGCCAGCAGCGGGAAGGCGGCAGGAGAAGCCGGTCCTTCCCGAGCAGCGCTGCCGGATGGCGTTCACCGGTGACGAGTTTCAGAAGCTGCCTCTGAACGGCCCAGCAGTGTGCCGGTGCTGTGTCAGAGCTGTCAGAAGAGCCTGTGACCCGTCAAATAAGCATTGGCTCTTCTCATCGTACAGCTGTGGGCTttaaggagggagaggaaaagctgtTATTTATCACTATATGCTGCTTCTCACTGTAGCTTTGTAGGCACGACCTTCTGGTGCCACAGCTTCTCTTCCAGGTTTTTGAATGTCCTGCTTTTCTAACATAGTTCGTACCCCAGGATGTTGGTTGGTCGCTGTCATTGTTTTGTCCTTCATTTGTCATCTGTAGCTGCCATAAATGGCTTTTCCTGTGGTGCAGGCAAAACTGGAGAGATGTTACAGTGCAATAAGTAACTTGGTCTTGAACTGTGTATGTTGAAATTTAAAAGAACATACTTTTCTTGCTGTCGtttttcttactccttttttATGATAGTTTTACAGCATGGCAGAAAGGTAAATATGAAATGATAGTAGTATATTAACAAGACTTAGAGTAGGAAAGGGAATATACAAGAAATCTgagaactaaaaaaagaaaaaaaacttcgaAGTGCAGGCTGCAGTTCTGCAGCAGATGAGCTGATGCAATTGCTGCCTGCTGGAGTCCTGCCCCGTCTTGTCCTCTGCTGGTTGTGGTACTCTAGACACGTGAAAATATTTGGATACTGAACTGGTAGAGGAGTAAGCtaatcacaacaacaacaacaaaaaaaaaaaccccacggaatTTTGAAAGGTTCGGTAAGCATCAAAAGTTGGGGAAGGGTGAGGGGTGAAATTGCAGCAATGAGCAGTAAAGTCAACGTTGGCCGCTGTGAATCTCTAGCCTCTGTTTTATGTATTTCACTCCATCAACAGTTTTCATGAAAACCGTCCTCTGCCTCCTAAACAGGTCAGCTTGGAACAGTCCATTGTGATCgccccctgtccccacaccccccgaGGATTGCTAGCTTATAATTAAGTGATTGCAACAGATCTAATAAATTATAGTATCTCTATTTGTAGTTCAGTCAGAGTTTATTCTAAGAaacttgtgggatttttttttttcttgcttaatgATTAAACTaaacagaaatgaatgaaaattaaaaactcaaCAGAATTTTTCAAGTAACTACTAAAAGTGTTTTTTCATGTCCTGAGTTACCTAGTGTGTGTTGGAAGGGCCCAGCATTTTAACTCCAGTTCTCAATTTTCTTTACGTACTACAGAAACAAATAGCTTTTCATATTTGCTTTCCATGTCTCTCAGCTGTGCTGGAATCTGTAGATATGAAGGAAAAGGTGGAATGTGTTCCATTCGTCTAAGTGAGCCGCTCCTAAAGTTAAGACCAAGGAAGGATCTCGTTGAGGTATTTGAAGGTTGCTCATGAATCTGCATGTAAAATGTAGAGTGTTTACCCCCGCCCCCCTTAGACACGTTTTACATTTCTCACTGGAATTCTCATACACAGTGACTTGTAGATTTTAAAATAGTGATGGCTTTATTGCTACATTTGTGTTGCTTATGTTGCAATATCATGGTAGTCTTTCAGTTTTAAGCTTCAAAATGGGGAACTCCAAGTAGGACTGTAAAGTCACTTGTTTATTTTACTGactctataaaaagaaaacaacttttttttctcctaagttATCTTCTAATATTAAAAACAAGCATGGACTTACAGGACAATCAGAAAATGGCTTTAGCTTCATCCTTTAGGTCAAAAGGCCAACAGCAGAAAATAAGGATAAAGAATATGACTGTAAACATAAGTTTGTGTTGCTTATGCCTCTGTCAGGGCTGCTGCTTTGAGTTGGCTCAACATTCGTATTTACTTAATGAACAGAAATGCTATAGAGTTTCAACTTTCTCACAAGGATTTCTTTTTTGGAATGTAGAGGGGATGATCTCTTTGAAGATCTGGCTTAAGTTTGAGGATTATTTCTCTTGTTTGGAATGTCACTTACTGTAGTAATATTCCCCAGCGTGTTTTGGTGGTATGGGAATAGACATAATTTGATTTGACAAGTGGAATAAGTATTATATTTTTATGACCCAGACTGAACATGTGAAGGCATGAAAATAAGATGTAAATACCAAGATAAATGTAGAGGAGTAAAATACTTCCAGCTTAATTTTGAAACTATATGTAATGCTTTTCAGTAAATAGCTAATGATTTGCATCGTTTCAGACACTGTTGCACGAAATGATCCATGCTCTGCTTTTTGTTACGAATAATGACAAAGATCGTGAATCTCACGGACCAGAGTTCTGCAAACACATGCGTCGCATTAATCGCTTGACTGGAGCCAATGTCACAGTAAGCATAATCCACTTAACCTAATTTAATAGAGATTTCTTCCTGATTTGGTTTTCTAGTAAGCCTGGTGTGGTATGAGTAATACACTTGTTCTTGTGAAATTGCAGgtagattttcaaaattattttattgcagttCAAACAAGATGGCTAGGAcatactcattttttaaaaaataaaaaagctttgttttaatgGTAGCTAAATGTTAATCAAATTTTACCCAGGTTCAGCACTTTTAACTGATAATGTAAAATTTACAGCAGTAATGAAAGGAATGAAATGGTAAtatgtttttacaaaaatatggTACAGCTAGTGATATAAATTTAGAAACCTTCTGAAtgactgctttgttttgttttaaacctaGATCTATCATACTTTTCATGATGAGGTGGATTTGTATCGCCAGCACTGGTGGCGATGCAATGGCCCCTGTCAAAACAGAAAACCTTATTTTGGGTATGTGAAACGTTCGATGAATAGAGCACCCTCTGCACGAGACTTTTGGTGGGCTGAGCATCAAGAGACATGTGGAGGTACATTCACAAAAGTGAAGGAGCCAGAGAACTTCTCTAAGAAATCCAAGGAGAAAACCCAACCAACTAACCTTCCAAATTCTGAGTCAACTAACAAAGGTATttaagataatttcttttttcttttccaaacagttCCTTGAACAAATATAGATCAACCACTACATGAGCTTTGGTTAGATATTACTGTTATGTAGCAAAGAACATGGCCCATTTTATTTGTGCGTTTCTAGGTTCCTTCTCAGATTAATTGTTTGCAAAAGGTTTAGTTTGCTACACTCTTTTCAAGCAGCAGATTTTTCAGGCGAAGTACATGAAATACTAAGCCAGTGTTCTATGTATGAAAATTTacttttcttactttcttttcttattttgcagGCAAGACACAAACACGTGATAAGCAAGACCTGATGCCTTTTAGTGGAAAGGGATATCGGCTTGGAGGAGGAGACAGTGGACTCTCAGAAAAAAGCATAAATTCCAGCAGCAGTCTTAGAAACAGCGAAACACCTGGTTCGCAGCATCGTTCAGCAGTAAAGACAATACCAATCCCTAAAAATGAGATAAAGTTTGAAAAATCGCCCCGTAGTGGCATCTTCTTTCCACTTTATACTGACGATGCCAGTGAGAAAATCAACTTGGCTTCAAAGCGTGAGTTTCCTAAACCCTCTGTTGCTAATACAAAAGCTTACAAGAATGTTGGTGGATCGCCTGTTAAAATTGCTCGTGttatggaagaaaaatcaaaccaagGTTCTGCAAATGGCAAGAGGCTTATTCCGTTTCATGAGAGGCCACCAAAACAAGTTTGTTTTGAGCAGACAACAACAGCTGAGGTTGCACCAGAGAAAAAAAGCTCAGAATGTATTAATACACTGCAGTACTGGCCAAAAATGGAAGACAAAACTGCCTTTGAaaactatttcattaaaaaagggAGCACTGATATTACTTCAAGTATAAACACACCtatgaaaaccaaaactgaatgTACAGTGTCCTCTGCAAGTTCCAGTGCTGCTGTGAGGCAGGATAAAAAAGTCAGTTGTCCTGTTTGCCAGGCTGAGGTTTTGGAGTCTAAAATAAATGAGCACCTTGATTCTTGTCTTGCATAAAGCCTTTCAGAAAGCTGTCTCAAAAAGATAAACCAAGGCTGAAAACATTGCTTGAAAACTACTTTGCTCAGGGTTTGCTTAGCTGTGGTTACTTCCCTGCGTGCCTGTTCTGAACTGGAATGTAAACTACTGTCAGCATGCTGAACAACAAGTTCTGTGGAGTTGCACATCAGCGCTGACTAGGAAGCTCGCTGCTACTCATGTTCCAAAGAGTCAAATACTCGTGTTTTAGTAGGTGGATGTTTCTGTCGACGTTCTTGTTGCAGAAACTGGGTAATACAAGAGAAAGTGGATACTTGCTGAACTGCATGTTTTCAAGGCAGTTTTTGAATCAAGATATTTTCAATCctgctattttttctttgttcttaagACCCCTTTATggtgtttttttaagtgttttgtgcCATTCTTAATATTAACCACTTATAATAGATAAGAATTGTTCTGTTTACTGCAATGTAATTAAGTGGCAGGTATTTTTAGAGTAGTAAATATTTTGCATAAGCCACAATTACACTCTCAGATGGCCGTTCTCACCTGTGACCTTTTTGAAAACATAGATGAGAGTGAGAATCTCAAATACAGACTTCTGTCAAAGATGGGAGAGGCATAGGCATCAAAAACATAGCAAAGCATCTGTTTAGATTTAATGGGTGGGTTgtggcaggaaaagagaaaatccagaagggcaatgaagctgctAGGAAATCAAGTACAAGATACTTGTTTTCAAAAAGGATTTAAAAGTTAGCTGTACTGGTAAAAGTTGGAGTGGTCAAATTACATCTGTCTTGCGTGTCTCTTGTTCCAGGATCTCAGCTAGACTCTCCACCCACTTTCTCTGATTGTTTGCACAAACTCTGTGTTGGAAGTTCACTAGTTTTTAGGATATAGGTATCACGTGCGTGAGAGACTGATCCCCCCATGCTGATACTCATAAGTAAAATGTTGTGAGGAATATTGGAAGCAATACTGGTAAAGACTGTTCCTGGCTGTATCATAAAAgtctttctgattttttcagtTAAACTTCCAGTGCTTTACAGCCCAAAATGGCATTAACTTGACTTAGCTGACagtctttgttttgctgcttctggaAGCCAGCCAGCTCGGTGGTTAGTATCCAACAAGCCAGCAAGTTGAGTGCTAAAACCATTGTGCTGTGAAAAGTTATGAACGCTGAGCAGATGTGTTTTCTGTATAAACTTTCTGAAAATGTTAACAGTTCTCATGCTGCACTGAAAGTATTTAACTGGTTAAACGGTTAACAGCTTGACTCTTTACTTGTAAAActgattataaatatttttgtttaaaaaaaataattatgctgcTTCATACATTGTTGCTACAACTTTAAATGGCTATATTAGCCTCGGATGCACATATATTTGCCTTTATATAATCAATTACTTGCTGTTCCCTTTTGAAATTGGGAAATAAACTGATGTGCAATGGGATTTGGCAAATGATACCTTTACTCTTAAACgttggtgtatttttttaaatactgacgCTACAGATGTTTAATGTCAATTGGATTGTTCTTGCATATTCTGAATAAATTGGTACTGAATTTTAACTTTTCATTAAGCCTGGGTTTCACATGGCAGATGTGGCCGTCTTGCGTTACTCACCTGTATATCTACTAACAGTTTAGTTTAATAGATCCTTTCTGTATTAAcacttttccttcttaaatttcCCTGTAAAAACAGGTGTTGGTGAATATAGACTGCATcaacttctgccttctccatcATATTTTTAGTACAGTTTCACTTTTGTTGCATTTCTGCGGAAAATTTTACAAATACCAATTCTAAAATTTAATTTGATGTCTTAATTTTCCATACTTCCTTCTTAAAACTGCAGTATCTGACAGTGTTCCCAGGGAAACTTGACTTTTACAAGGACAGTACTACTCAAGAAAACTTACAATAGTACAGATACTTCTAAGATGAGGACTAGGTTCACATCATGAATGGTCTGTCACATCATGAAGCATTTTTTGAGAGGTATTTCCGTTACTATTGTTCCCATCAGTTTCCTGGTTTGTCTTTCCCACTGCAACTGATGAGAGTAAGGGATTACTCCAG
Encoded here:
- the SPRTN gene encoding DNA-dependent metalloprotease SPRTN; the encoded protein is MAAAAEDEDFVLALQLQELWEAEDKAAAAAAAAAAAAAAAAYPEASPASEAWPAPSPLRPLSVVDEAWELLDPSPDVHGLFVQFNETLFWGRLAAVEVSWSPRMTLCAGICRYEGKGGMCSIRLSEPLLKLRPRKDLVETLLHEMIHALLFVTNNDKDRESHGPEFCKHMRRINRLTGANVTIYHTFHDEVDLYRQHWWRCNGPCQNRKPYFGYVKRSMNRAPSARDFWWAEHQETCGGTFTKVKEPENFSKKSKEKTQPTNLPNSESTNKGKTQTRDKQDLMPFSGKGYRLGGGDSGLSEKSINSSSSLRNSETPGSQHRSAVKTIPIPKNEIKFEKSPRSGIFFPLYTDDASEKINLASKREFPKPSVANTKAYKNVGGSPVKIARVMEEKSNQGSANGKRLIPFHERPPKQVCFEQTTTAEVAPEKKSSECINTLQYWPKMEDKTAFENYFIKKGSTDITSSINTPMKTKTECTVSSASSSAAVRQDKKVSCPVCQAEVLESKINEHLDSCLA